A region of Macaca thibetana thibetana isolate TM-01 chromosome 20, ASM2454274v1, whole genome shotgun sequence DNA encodes the following proteins:
- the KLHDC4 gene encoding kelch domain-containing protein 4 isoform X3, whose translation MVAWKRQLILFGGFHESTRDYIYYNDVYAFNLDTFTWSKLSPSGTGPTPRSGCQMSVTPQGGIVIYGGYSKQRVKKDVDKGTRHSDMFLLKPEDGREDKWVWTRMNPSGVKPTPRSGFSVAMAPNHQTLFFGGVCDEEEEESLAGEFFNDLYFYDATRNRWFEGQLKGPKSEKKKRRRGRREEPEGGSKLACGGAGTQAPVEVVKEVVTEDGTVVTIKQVLSAPGSAGQPQSEDEDSFEEAGSPTPGPCPRSNAMLAVKHGVLYVYGGMFEAGDRQVTLSDLHCLDLHRMEAWKALVEMDPETQEWLEETDSEEDSEEVEGAEGGDEDEDEDSGEESGAED comes from the exons ATGGTGGCCTGGAAGAGACAGTTGATCCTTTTTGGTGGCTTCCATGAGAGTACACG GGATTACATCTACTACAATGATGTGTACGCCTTTAATCTGGACACCTTCACGTGGAGCAAGCTGTCCCCGTCAGGCACGGGGCCCACACCCAGATCAGGCTGCCAGATGTCCGTCACTCCCCAGGGCGGCATCGTCATCTACGGGGGCTACTCGAAACAG AGAGTTAAGAAAGATGTGGACAAGGGCACGCGGCACTCAGACATGTTCCTGCTGAAGCCGGAGGACGGGAGAGAAG ACAAGTGGGTGTGGACTCGGATGAACCCTTCGGGGGTCAAGCCCACCCCACGGTCTGGCTTTTCCGTGGCCATGGCCCCGAATCACCAGACGCTGTTCTTCGGGGGTGTCTGTgacgaggaagaggaggagagccTGGCGGGCGAGTTCTTCAACGATCTGTACTTCTACGATGCCACCAGGAACCGCTGGTTTGAGGGACAGCTGAAG GGGCCCAAGTCTGAGAAGAAGAAGCGCAGGCGGGGCAGAAGAGAGGAGCCCGAAGGTGGCAGCAAGCTGGCGTGTGGGGGAGCTGGCACGCAGGCGCCTGTGGAGGTGGTCAAGGAGGTGGTGACCGAGGATGGGACCGTGGTCACCATTAAGCAGGTGCTCTCCGCCCCAGGCTCGGCAGGGCAGCCCCAGTCTGAGGACGAAGACAGCTTCGAGGAGGCCGGCAGCCCCACACCCGGGCCGTGTCCTCGCTCCAACGCCATGCTGGCCGTGAAGCACGGGGTGCTCTACGTCTATGGGGGCATGTTTGAGGCTGGCGACCGCCAGGTCACCCTCAGCGACCTGCACTGCCTGGACCTGCACAGGATGGAGGCGTGGAAGGCCTTGGTGGAGATGGACCCAG AAACTCAGGAGTGGCTGGAGGAGACAGACTCGGAAGAGGACAGTGAGGAGGTTGAAGGTGCTGAGGGTGGAGACGAGGATGAGGACGAAGACAGCGGAGAGGAGAGCGGTGCGGAGGACTGA
- the KLHDC4 gene encoding kelch domain-containing protein 4 isoform X2, with protein MSTISERTPGPKLTSPVHLRGAVLTRSTGGPSGRSGHRMVAWKRQLILFGGFHESTRDYIYYNDVYAFNLDTFTWSKLSPSGTGPTPRSGCQMSVTPQGGIVIYGGYSKQRVKKDVDKGTRHSDMFLLKPEDGREDKWVWTRMNPSGVKPTPRSGFSVAMAPNHQTLFFGGVCDEEEEESLAGEFFNDLYFYDATRNRWFEGQLKGPKSEKKKRRRGRREEPEGGSKLACGGAGTQAPVEVVKEVVTEDGTVVTIKQVLSAPGSAGQPQSEDEDSFEEAGSPTPGPCPRSNAMLAVKHGVLYVYGGMFEAGDRQVTLSDLHCLDLHRMEAWKALVEMDPETQEWLEETDSEEDSEEVEGAEGGDEDEDEDSGEESGAED; from the exons atCAACAGGGGGTCCTTCGGGTCGGAGTGGACATCGGATGGTGGCCTGGAAGAGACAGTTGATCCTTTTTGGTGGCTTCCATGAGAGTACACG GGATTACATCTACTACAATGATGTGTACGCCTTTAATCTGGACACCTTCACGTGGAGCAAGCTGTCCCCGTCAGGCACGGGGCCCACACCCAGATCAGGCTGCCAGATGTCCGTCACTCCCCAGGGCGGCATCGTCATCTACGGGGGCTACTCGAAACAG AGAGTTAAGAAAGATGTGGACAAGGGCACGCGGCACTCAGACATGTTCCTGCTGAAGCCGGAGGACGGGAGAGAAG ACAAGTGGGTGTGGACTCGGATGAACCCTTCGGGGGTCAAGCCCACCCCACGGTCTGGCTTTTCCGTGGCCATGGCCCCGAATCACCAGACGCTGTTCTTCGGGGGTGTCTGTgacgaggaagaggaggagagccTGGCGGGCGAGTTCTTCAACGATCTGTACTTCTACGATGCCACCAGGAACCGCTGGTTTGAGGGACAGCTGAAG GGGCCCAAGTCTGAGAAGAAGAAGCGCAGGCGGGGCAGAAGAGAGGAGCCCGAAGGTGGCAGCAAGCTGGCGTGTGGGGGAGCTGGCACGCAGGCGCCTGTGGAGGTGGTCAAGGAGGTGGTGACCGAGGATGGGACCGTGGTCACCATTAAGCAGGTGCTCTCCGCCCCAGGCTCGGCAGGGCAGCCCCAGTCTGAGGACGAAGACAGCTTCGAGGAGGCCGGCAGCCCCACACCCGGGCCGTGTCCTCGCTCCAACGCCATGCTGGCCGTGAAGCACGGGGTGCTCTACGTCTATGGGGGCATGTTTGAGGCTGGCGACCGCCAGGTCACCCTCAGCGACCTGCACTGCCTGGACCTGCACAGGATGGAGGCGTGGAAGGCCTTGGTGGAGATGGACCCAG AAACTCAGGAGTGGCTGGAGGAGACAGACTCGGAAGAGGACAGTGAGGAGGTTGAAGGTGCTGAGGGTGGAGACGAGGATGAGGACGAAGACAGCGGAGAGGAGAGCGGTGCGGAGGACTGA